From Desulfosalsimonas propionicica, the proteins below share one genomic window:
- the tssB gene encoding type VI secretion system contractile sheath small subunit encodes MAKEGSVAPKERVNITYKSATGDAKEEVELPLKVMVMGDFTSKEDDRMLEDREPINVDKNNFNDVLKAQNLELTFGVPNKLAKEGADAEEGGEMAVNMKFESIKDFDPDQIVEKVPELAQLKQLREALTALKGPLGNTPAFRKKLQEIVADDGTRQRLLKELGLEE; translated from the coding sequence ATGGCGAAAGAAGGATCCGTGGCCCCCAAGGAACGTGTCAACATCACCTACAAGTCGGCAACCGGGGATGCAAAGGAAGAAGTGGAGCTGCCCCTGAAGGTCATGGTGATGGGCGATTTCACATCAAAAGAAGACGACCGGATGCTCGAGGACCGCGAACCCATCAATGTGGACAAAAACAATTTCAACGATGTGTTAAAGGCCCAGAATCTGGAACTGACCTTCGGCGTGCCCAACAAACTGGCCAAAGAAGGCGCCGATGCCGAAGAAGGCGGAGAAATGGCCGTGAACATGAAATTTGAAAGCATCAAGGACTTTGACCCGGATCAAATCGTTGAAAAAGTCCCCGAACTGGCCCAGCTCAAGCAGCTGCGCGAAGCGCTGACCGCGTTGAAGGGCCCGCTGGGCAACACGCCCGCGTTTCGCAAAAAACTCCAGGAAATCGTTGCAGACGACGGCACCCGGCAGCGCCTGCTCAAAGAACTCGGATTAGAAGAATAA
- the tssC gene encoding type VI secretion system contractile sheath large subunit produces MAEEKKEQQQDQEASGQEGSLLDEILGATKISPSDESYSITRTGVQAFIDELLKPEREGEKISKAIVDEMIADLDQKLSAQVNEILHNEEFQKLESAWRSLKYLVDNTDFRENIKVSILNASKQDLLDDFEDAPEIPQSGLYQTVYTKEYGQFGGEPYGAIIGNYDFGPGPQDMKLLQNIASVSAMSHAPFIAAAGSSFFGIESFEELPNLKDVSSLFEGPQYAKWRAFRESEDARYVGLTLPKFLLRLPYGEDTVPAKSFNFSEDVSGGSSSFLWGNTAFAFASRLTDSFAKYRWCANVIGPQGGGSVDDLPVYNYESMGAIQSKIPTQVLLSERREYELAEEGFIGLTMRKGSNNASFFSANSCQKAKSFGNSPEGKEAETNYKLGMQLPYMFVINRLSHYIKVIQRENIGTWKQRGDLEDELNKWIRQYVADQESPAAGVRSRRPLRRAQISVEDVAGDPGWYTVSLKVMPHFKYMGASFTLSLVGKLDKE; encoded by the coding sequence ATGGCTGAAGAAAAAAAGGAACAACAGCAAGACCAGGAGGCGTCGGGCCAGGAGGGCTCACTGCTCGATGAAATCCTCGGGGCAACAAAGATTTCGCCTTCCGACGAGTCCTACTCCATTACCCGGACCGGGGTTCAGGCCTTTATTGACGAGCTGCTCAAACCCGAGCGCGAGGGTGAGAAGATCAGCAAGGCCATTGTGGATGAAATGATTGCAGACCTGGATCAGAAGCTCTCCGCCCAGGTCAACGAGATTCTCCACAATGAGGAATTCCAGAAGCTGGAATCGGCCTGGCGCTCGCTCAAATACCTGGTGGACAATACGGATTTTCGGGAAAACATTAAAGTCTCGATTTTAAACGCCAGCAAACAGGACTTGCTCGACGACTTTGAAGACGCCCCGGAAATCCCCCAGTCCGGTCTTTACCAAACCGTTTACACCAAGGAATACGGCCAGTTCGGCGGAGAGCCCTACGGCGCCATCATCGGCAATTATGATTTCGGGCCCGGGCCCCAGGACATGAAGCTGCTCCAGAATATCGCCAGTGTTTCGGCCATGTCGCATGCCCCCTTTATTGCCGCGGCCGGCTCTTCATTTTTCGGCATTGAGTCCTTTGAGGAACTGCCCAATCTCAAGGATGTATCCTCACTTTTTGAAGGGCCCCAGTACGCCAAGTGGAGAGCCTTCAGGGAATCCGAGGATGCCCGCTACGTGGGACTTACCCTGCCCAAGTTCCTGCTTCGCCTGCCCTACGGCGAAGACACGGTGCCGGCCAAATCCTTTAATTTCAGCGAGGACGTCTCCGGCGGGAGTTCCAGTTTTCTCTGGGGCAACACGGCCTTTGCCTTTGCTTCCCGGCTGACCGACAGCTTTGCCAAATACCGCTGGTGCGCCAATGTCATCGGACCCCAGGGCGGCGGGTCAGTGGATGATCTGCCGGTGTATAACTACGAGTCCATGGGCGCGATTCAAAGCAAGATCCCCACCCAGGTGCTGTTGTCTGAGCGGCGGGAATACGAACTGGCAGAAGAGGGTTTTATCGGGCTGACCATGCGCAAGGGCAGCAACAATGCCTCGTTTTTCTCCGCCAATTCCTGCCAGAAGGCCAAGTCTTTCGGCAACAGCCCTGAGGGCAAGGAAGCCGAGACCAATTACAAGCTGGGCATGCAGCTTCCCTACATGTTTGTTATCAACCGGCTGTCGCATTACATCAAGGTCATTCAGCGCGAAAACATCGGTACCTGGAAACAGCGCGGAGACCTGGAAGACGAGCTCAACAAGTGGATCCGCCAGTACGTGGCCGACCAGGAAAGCCCCGCGGCCGGGGTGCGTTCCCGCCGCCCCCTGCGCCGGGCCCAGATCAGCGTCGAAGACGTGGCCGGCGACCCGGGCTGGTACACGGTTTCGCTGAAGGTGATGCCTCACTTCAAATACATGGGCGCCAGCTTTACGCTTTCGCTGGTGGGCAAGCTGGATAAGGAATAA
- a CDS encoding Hcp family type VI secretion system effector: MAMTSYMTLEGNNQGKIDGDCSQGGREDMILLYAIDHEIEIPKDTHTGMPTGQRIHHPLKVTKHFDKATPKLYQACCSGEQFKTVEIQYYRINEKGQEEHYFTTKLEGAILVSTRAYKPMTFLEENKPYQDMEVLQFTYSKIIWTYEPDGIESEDDWKAPKA; this comes from the coding sequence ATGGCAATGACAAGTTACATGACCCTGGAGGGCAACAACCAGGGCAAAATTGACGGCGACTGCAGCCAGGGCGGGCGGGAAGACATGATTTTGCTCTATGCCATTGATCACGAGATCGAAATTCCCAAGGATACGCATACCGGCATGCCCACGGGCCAGCGGATCCATCATCCCCTGAAGGTGACCAAGCATTTTGACAAGGCCACCCCGAAGCTCTACCAGGCCTGTTGCAGCGGCGAGCAGTTCAAGACGGTGGAGATCCAGTATTACCGGATCAACGAAAAGGGCCAGGAAGAACACTATTTTACCACCAAACTCGAAGGCGCCATTCTGGTTTCCACACGGGCCTACAAGCCCATGACATTTCTGGAGGAAAACAAGCCCTACCAGGACATGGAAGTTTTGCAGTTCACTTATTCCAAGATCATCTGGACTTATGAGCCCGACGGCATTGAGTCAGAAGACGACTGGAAAGCGCCCAAGGCATAA
- the tssE gene encoding type VI secretion system baseplate subunit TssE, whose protein sequence is MEGLRLLERLRAYEQDPDRRGVWNAELILASVLGHLKALLNTRQGSAMIADDLGLPDFTNMIRSFDDMTYEQLSGHIETVLEKYEPRLTRTRIEVLPKDDKVLKLKFKIEGKLRLPNSDMDISFETVVDPEGKIDLI, encoded by the coding sequence ATGGAAGGTCTCAGGCTGCTTGAGCGGCTGCGCGCGTATGAACAGGATCCGGACCGCAGGGGGGTATGGAATGCGGAACTGATTCTGGCGTCCGTTCTCGGGCATTTAAAGGCCCTGCTCAACACCCGCCAGGGAAGCGCCATGATTGCAGATGACCTGGGACTGCCGGATTTCACCAACATGATCCGCTCCTTTGACGACATGACCTATGAGCAGCTCTCCGGCCACATCGAAACAGTCCTGGAGAAATATGAGCCCCGGCTGACCCGGACCCGGATCGAAGTGCTGCCCAAAGATGACAAGGTGCTGAAACTCAAGTTCAAGATCGAGGGCAAACTCCGGCTGCCCAATTCGGATATGGACATCTCCTTTGAAACCGTGGTGGATCCGGAAGGAAAAATCGATCTGATCTGA
- the tssF gene encoding type VI secretion system baseplate subunit TssF, whose product MTQKYYQEELQHLRELAVEFARAHPALAPMLTGTSQDPDVERLLEATAFMTGMLREKLDDDFPEIIQGLMQLVFPHYLQPIPAAVMMAFEPKPGLMQSFTIPAQTEIDSVPVKDQPCTFRTCGDTEIHPLRITAVDQEEKIGQNPVLRIHFRLSGLTLDQWRPEKLRLHLPGAIGEAADLYALIDRHTVNIRFVPERDGRAVTVAGRDHLKNAIEEDQTALVPYPGQSLSVFRLLQEYFILPEQFLFFDLYGWESWQERGSGDRFAVEFELERHAEIPRDLKAERFALFVVPAVNLFAHDAVPISLDHRNSEYRIIPAGKDRHHYSVFSVEKVTGIVQGTVQKREYAPFEHFREADGDRGSYFIRRRISIHARAPEMFIGVGYPEENRVRAETLSIDLLCTNGDRPAALQAGDICRATSTSPELCTFKNIGYPTKMAHPPLDRNLLWNLLSHLSVNLHSIMDADSLQTLLRLYVFAAMQDQSVVQANLKRIQAISQVSCSPGNRVIRGGVIRGFEIEIKMNAANFASRGDFLLFSALLDRFFAEYAAINSYTRLTVTDGLSGERTQWPIRIGKTRIH is encoded by the coding sequence ATGACCCAGAAATATTACCAGGAGGAACTACAGCACCTGAGGGAACTGGCGGTTGAATTTGCCCGGGCCCATCCCGCCCTTGCGCCCATGCTGACCGGCACGTCCCAGGATCCGGATGTGGAGCGGCTGCTTGAGGCAACAGCCTTTATGACCGGTATGCTCAGGGAAAAGCTTGACGACGATTTCCCGGAAATCATCCAGGGGCTGATGCAGCTGGTGTTTCCCCACTACCTGCAGCCGATTCCCGCAGCAGTCATGATGGCCTTTGAACCCAAACCCGGTCTGATGCAAAGCTTTACCATCCCCGCGCAAACCGAAATAGACTCTGTGCCGGTAAAAGATCAGCCCTGCACGTTCCGGACCTGCGGGGACACAGAGATTCATCCTCTGAGGATCACCGCCGTGGACCAGGAGGAGAAAATCGGGCAGAATCCGGTACTGCGCATCCACTTTCGGCTTTCGGGACTGACCCTTGATCAGTGGCGGCCGGAAAAGCTCCGGCTGCACCTGCCCGGGGCCATCGGGGAAGCTGCGGATCTTTATGCCCTGATAGACCGGCACACGGTCAACATCCGCTTTGTGCCCGAAAGAGACGGCCGGGCGGTCACGGTTGCGGGCCGGGACCATCTGAAAAACGCCATAGAAGAGGATCAAACCGCTCTGGTGCCGTATCCGGGCCAGTCCCTGTCGGTTTTCCGCCTGCTGCAGGAATACTTTATCCTTCCAGAGCAGTTTTTGTTTTTCGATTTGTACGGTTGGGAGAGCTGGCAGGAGCGGGGATCGGGAGACCGGTTTGCAGTGGAGTTCGAACTGGAGCGCCATGCCGAAATCCCGCGGGATCTGAAGGCTGAGCGGTTTGCCCTGTTTGTGGTGCCCGCGGTCAACCTGTTTGCCCATGACGCCGTGCCCATCTCCCTGGACCACAGGAACAGCGAATACCGGATCATCCCCGCAGGCAAGGACCGGCATCACTACAGCGTATTTTCCGTGGAAAAAGTCACCGGAATTGTCCAGGGAACCGTGCAAAAACGTGAATATGCCCCGTTTGAACATTTCCGGGAAGCCGACGGAGACCGGGGCAGTTATTTTATCCGCAGGCGCATTTCCATCCACGCCAGGGCCCCGGAAATGTTTATCGGCGTGGGTTATCCGGAAGAAAACCGGGTCCGGGCGGAGACATTGTCCATTGACCTGCTTTGTACCAACGGCGACCGGCCGGCAGCGCTCCAGGCCGGAGATATCTGCAGGGCCACCAGTACTTCTCCTGAGCTGTGCACCTTTAAAAACATCGGTTACCCCACAAAAATGGCCCACCCGCCGCTCGACCGCAACCTGCTGTGGAATCTGTTGTCGCATCTGTCGGTGAACCTGCATTCTATAATGGACGCCGACAGCCTGCAGACATTGCTTCGCTTATACGTGTTTGCCGCCATGCAGGACCAAAGCGTGGTGCAGGCCAATCTCAAGCGCATTCAGGCCATCAGCCAAGTTTCCTGCAGTCCGGGCAACCGGGTGATCCGGGGGGGCGTGATCCGGGGTTTTGAGATTGAAATCAAAATGAATGCGGCAAACTTTGCCTCCAGGGGGGATTTTCTGCTGTTTTCCGCCTTGCTGGACCGATTTTTCGCCGAATACGCAGCCATCAACAGTTACACCCGCCTGACCGTAACCGACGGTTTAAGCGGCGAGAGGACCCAATGGCCCATACGCATCGGAAAGACCCGGATACATTGA
- the tssG gene encoding type VI secretion system baseplate subunit TssG, translating into MAHTHRKDPDTLKSRLLARPKQFGYFQVIRLLRRAGENGGDFSEFLRSCVRIRPPVSLGFSDVDVAAIRDISTQEHDCFEITANFLGLYGPASPLPTYYTEEIIDEAFEEESVKRDFLDIFNDRIFKLFYESWSKYRLPVKIVDEKDPVSLERLYSLIGRTEPEIRRRLPESDALLCYAGLFMGGTRSALGLKTLVADFFRLPGVEIDQCVAHWVAIDPDQRCELGRQGCELGGDSHIGARILDYNSKIRIRCGPLDSARFHDMSPGTGEFDRLTRVVNAYLDHPLSVDIRFIVHKDQIHTTTLGGPQWCRLGYHTWLLSPDCDPWEPEPNAAYGLQTALG; encoded by the coding sequence ATGGCCCATACGCATCGGAAAGACCCGGATACATTGAAAAGTCGCCTTTTGGCCCGTCCGAAGCAGTTCGGCTATTTTCAGGTCATTCGCCTGCTGCGGCGTGCCGGTGAAAACGGGGGGGATTTTTCCGAATTTCTGCGCAGCTGCGTCAGAATACGCCCGCCCGTGTCCCTGGGTTTTTCTGACGTGGACGTGGCCGCTATTCGCGATATTTCCACACAAGAGCACGACTGTTTTGAAATCACGGCCAATTTCCTGGGATTATACGGCCCGGCCTCGCCGCTGCCCACCTATTACACCGAGGAAATCATTGACGAGGCCTTTGAAGAAGAAAGCGTCAAACGAGATTTTTTAGACATCTTCAATGACCGGATTTTCAAACTCTTTTACGAATCCTGGAGCAAGTACCGCCTTCCGGTCAAGATCGTGGACGAAAAAGACCCGGTCAGCCTTGAGCGTCTCTACAGCCTCATCGGGCGCACCGAGCCCGAAATCCGTCGCCGCCTTCCGGAAAGCGATGCCCTGCTGTGCTATGCCGGATTGTTTATGGGCGGGACTCGCTCCGCGCTCGGACTCAAAACCCTGGTCGCCGACTTTTTCCGGCTTCCCGGAGTTGAAATCGATCAATGCGTAGCCCACTGGGTGGCTATTGACCCGGACCAGCGCTGCGAACTGGGCCGCCAGGGTTGCGAGCTGGGCGGCGACAGCCACATTGGTGCCCGGATTCTTGACTACAACAGCAAAATCCGCATCCGGTGCGGTCCACTGGATTCGGCGCGGTTTCACGACATGTCGCCGGGAACCGGAGAGTTTGACCGGCTGACCCGGGTTGTCAACGCATACCTGGATCACCCGTTGAGCGTGGACATTCGGTTTATTGTTCACAAGGATCAGATTCATACCACAACACTTGGCGGGCCGCAGTGGTGCCGGCTGGGCTACCACACCTGGCTGCTCAGCCCGGACTGCGACCCGTGGGAGCCGGAGCCCAATGCTGCATACGGGCTGCAAACGGCCCTTGGCTGA
- the tssH gene encoding type VI secretion system ATPase TssH produces MDHDIKSLFSKLNDQSTNVLHNAVGLCVSRTNYEITVEQFLLKSLEDTSGDIQVILRYFEIDPARVSSALTDALEDQKAGNPGKPTFSPLLVELFEKAWMITSIDLGARRVRTGAILTAFLTRPTYFGSGPFVDLLKKINRETLQGSFWKITEGSSEQQQTPQEGGEAGDASGAPGAEGYLAKYCQDFTAKAAAGDIDPVFGREEEIHQIIDVLARRRKNNPILVGEPGVGKTAVIEGLALRITEDDVPEMLQNVTLLGLDMGALEAGAGMKGEFENRLKGVLSEIKASEKPIILFIDEAHTLIGAGGSAGSSDAANLLKPALARGEIKTCAATTWSEYKKYFEKDPALARRFQLIKLAEPDVSVATLILRGLKDNYEASHNVIVRDDAIVAAAEYADRYISGRFLPDKAIDLLDTSCARIKINLSAKPPVLTDAERARQALEREKRALDRDRDNGIEVEAERYEQLLAAMEDRDRQIERITARWQQEKNQAAAVVDIRNQIQAMEGSGNGEKEALNVQLAEAAKALAGIQKDDPMVRIEVCPDVVGKVVSDWTGIPLGKIQRDQVQTILNIEERLGERIKGQDHAIDAIGEVIKAAKSGIKNPDQPLGVFLLVGPSGVGKTETGLGVADLLFGGEHNIITINMSEFQERHSTSRLIGSPPGYVGYGEGGMLSEAVRQNPYSVVLLDEVEKAHPDVMNLFYQVFDKGTLSDGEGKDINFKNTVIILTSNLATDVIQEMTHGEEDIPPMDAVMGAVRPLLSKHFKPALLARMTVVPYYSLNPGAMARVVGLKLARLQKTMQQNNKIKLTYGDDVVEQITARCAEVETGARNIDYILQGKVMPQISQTLLQGMGEDGELPGTISLTTGEQGEFEIAFA; encoded by the coding sequence ATGGACCATGATATCAAATCCCTGTTTTCAAAACTAAACGACCAGAGCACCAACGTCTTGCACAATGCCGTGGGCCTGTGCGTATCCCGGACCAATTACGAGATCACCGTGGAGCAGTTTCTGCTCAAGAGCCTGGAAGACACCTCCGGTGATATCCAGGTGATTCTGCGATATTTTGAAATCGACCCGGCCCGGGTCAGCTCAGCGTTAACCGACGCACTGGAGGACCAGAAGGCCGGCAACCCGGGAAAACCCACATTTTCGCCCCTGCTGGTGGAGCTGTTTGAAAAGGCCTGGATGATCACCTCCATTGACCTGGGCGCCAGGCGTGTGCGTACCGGCGCGATTCTCACGGCTTTTTTGACCCGGCCCACATACTTTGGCAGCGGCCCGTTTGTGGATCTGCTCAAAAAAATCAACCGCGAGACCCTGCAGGGCAGTTTCTGGAAAATCACCGAGGGTTCCTCGGAGCAGCAGCAGACGCCGCAGGAAGGTGGGGAAGCCGGGGACGCATCCGGGGCGCCGGGGGCAGAGGGGTATCTGGCCAAGTACTGCCAGGATTTTACCGCCAAGGCCGCAGCCGGGGATATTGACCCGGTATTCGGCCGCGAGGAAGAGATTCACCAAATCATTGACGTGCTGGCCCGCCGCAGGAAAAACAATCCCATCCTGGTGGGCGAGCCGGGGGTGGGCAAAACTGCTGTGATTGAAGGCCTGGCCCTTCGGATCACCGAAGACGACGTGCCGGAAATGCTGCAAAACGTAACCCTTTTGGGCCTGGATATGGGGGCACTGGAGGCGGGCGCCGGCATGAAAGGCGAGTTTGAAAACCGGCTAAAGGGGGTTTTAAGCGAGATCAAGGCCTCGGAAAAACCCATTATTTTGTTTATCGACGAAGCCCATACCCTGATCGGCGCAGGCGGTTCGGCCGGCAGCTCGGATGCCGCCAACCTTCTCAAACCCGCCCTGGCCCGGGGCGAGATCAAAACCTGTGCCGCCACCACCTGGAGCGAATACAAGAAATACTTTGAAAAAGACCCGGCCCTGGCCCGGCGCTTTCAGCTCATTAAGCTGGCAGAGCCGGATGTATCGGTTGCAACCCTTATTCTGCGGGGGCTTAAGGACAATTATGAGGCCTCCCACAATGTCATTGTCAGAGACGACGCCATTGTTGCGGCCGCCGAGTACGCTGACCGCTACATCAGCGGCCGGTTTCTGCCGGATAAGGCCATTGATCTGCTGGATACGAGCTGTGCACGCATCAAGATTAACCTTTCGGCCAAGCCGCCGGTTTTAACCGACGCCGAACGGGCCCGCCAGGCCCTGGAACGCGAAAAACGGGCCCTTGACCGGGACCGGGACAACGGTATTGAAGTCGAGGCGGAGCGATACGAGCAGCTGCTTGCGGCCATGGAAGACCGGGACCGGCAGATTGAACGCATCACGGCGCGCTGGCAGCAGGAAAAAAACCAGGCCGCCGCGGTCGTCGATATCCGCAATCAGATCCAGGCCATGGAGGGATCGGGCAACGGAGAAAAGGAAGCGCTCAACGTCCAACTGGCCGAAGCCGCAAAAGCACTTGCCGGAATCCAGAAAGACGATCCCATGGTGCGCATCGAGGTTTGCCCGGACGTGGTGGGAAAGGTGGTTTCGGACTGGACCGGCATCCCCCTGGGCAAGATCCAGCGCGATCAGGTACAGACCATCTTAAACATTGAAGAGCGTCTCGGCGAGCGCATCAAGGGTCAGGATCACGCCATTGACGCCATCGGAGAAGTCATCAAGGCCGCCAAGTCGGGTATTAAAAATCCGGACCAGCCCCTGGGCGTGTTTCTTCTTGTGGGTCCCAGCGGAGTGGGCAAAACCGAAACCGGCCTGGGCGTGGCCGATCTTTTGTTCGGCGGGGAGCACAATATCATCACCATCAACATGAGCGAATTCCAGGAACGGCACTCTACCAGCCGCCTGATCGGATCGCCTCCGGGCTACGTGGGCTACGGCGAAGGCGGGATGCTGTCCGAAGCCGTGCGCCAGAACCCCTATTCCGTGGTGCTGCTCGACGAGGTGGAAAAGGCCCACCCGGACGTGATGAACCTTTTTTATCAGGTCTTTGACAAAGGTACCCTGTCTGACGGCGAGGGCAAGGACATCAATTTCAAAAATACCGTGATCATCCTCACCAGCAACCTGGCCACGGATGTGATCCAGGAAATGACCCATGGCGAAGAAGATATTCCGCCCATGGACGCGGTGATGGGGGCGGTTCGCCCCCTGCTGTCCAAGCATTTCAAGCCCGCGCTTCTGGCCCGGATGACCGTGGTGCCCTATTACAGCCTTAATCCCGGGGCCATGGCCCGGGTGGTGGGGCTGAAGCTGGCCAGGCTGCAAAAGACCATGCAGCAGAACAACAAGATCAAACTTACCTACGGCGATGATGTGGTCGAGCAGATTACCGCCCGCTGCGCCGAGGTGGAAACCGGTGCCCGAAACATCGACTACATCCTTCAGGGCAAGGTCATGCCGCAGATTTCCCAGACGCTTTTGCAGGGCATGGGCGAAGACGGTGAACTGCCCGGCACCATTTCGTTGACTACCGGCGAACAGGGAGAGTTTGAGATTGCATTTGCATAA